In Populus alba chromosome 9, ASM523922v2, whole genome shotgun sequence, a genomic segment contains:
- the LOC118053856 gene encoding vacuolar protein sorting-associated protein 26A — MNFIVGAFKPPCNVSINLADGRTRKQVPLKKENGQTVMVPLFQSQENIVGEVVIQPVQGKKVEHNGVKIELLGQIELYFERGNFYDFNSLVRELDVPGELYERKAYPFEFSTVEMPYESYNGVNVRLRYILKVTISRNYVSNIVEYQDFVVRNYTPLPSINNSIKMEVGIEDCLHIEFEYSKSKYHLKDVIIGKIYFLMVRIKIKNMELEIRRRESTGSGPSTYVETETLSKFELMDGAPVRGESIPIRLFLSPYELTPTYRNVNNKFSVKYYLNLVLVDEEDRRYFKQQEITVYRLLPTP, encoded by the exons ATG AATTTCATAGTTGGAGCTTTTAAACCACCATGCAATGTTTCTATCAATCTTGCTGATGGAAGAACACGCAAGCAG GTTCCTTTAAAGAAGGAAAATGGCCAAACAGTCATGGTTCCTCTCTTCCAAAGTCAAGAAAACATTGTTGGGGAG GTTGTCATACAACCAGTTCAAGGGAAGAAGGTCGAACACAATGGTGTTAAAATTGAGCTGCTTGGTCAAATAG AATTGTATTTTGAAAGAGGCAACTTTTATGACTTTAATTCTCTCG TGCGTGAACTTGATGTACCTGGAGAGTTATATGAAAGAAAGGCATATCCCTTTGAATTTTCTACAGTGGAAATGCCATATGAGTCCTATAATGGAGTGAATGTGAGGCTTCG GTATATATTGAAAGTGACAATCAGTCGGAACTATGTCAGCAACATTGTCGAGTACCAGGATTTTGTG GTTCGCAACTACACTCCACTTCCATCAATCAATAACAGCATTAAG ATGGAAGTTGGAATTGAGGACTGTCTTCATATTGAATTTGAATACAGTAAAAGCAA GTACCACCTGAAGGATGTCATCATTggcaaaatatattttcttatggtGAGAATTAAGATTAAGAATATGGAGCTTGAGATCAGGCGCCGCGAGTCAACGGGATCAGGGCCTAGTACATATGTTGAGACAGAGACCCTATCAAAATTTGAGTTGATGGATGGTGCTCCTGTCAGAG GTGAATCAATTCCAATTAGATTGTTCCTGAGTCCGTACGAGTTAACACCCACATATCGCAATGTCAACAACAAATTCAGTGTGAAGTACTACTTGAATCTTGTTCTTGTTGACGAAGAAGATAGACGGTATTTTAAGCAGCAAGAAATCACAGTTTATCGGCTTCTTCCAACTCCTTGA
- the LOC118053795 gene encoding probable protein phosphatase 2C 55: MTLCSDLSLETKGQRRAATVFGKLNFCIPKKSFRQSKQSIGMADGVSGESEESIAVYSGIYARKLMPNCVANRMIDVKYEAARDVNEEATSEFDNLKLVSGCFYLPKKSESRPLGQDAHFHSQTKRTIGVADGVTGRSERSVAIDSGIYARELMTNCVAKLGRKPNGAAVNPKRVLRTAHYKTESKGSSTACVVSLNGTRLCYVNVGDSGFHVFRSNRCVYTSAVKQRRFNHPYQLYNSGRRIMEFDDIADEGEFEVEAGDVVVLGTDGLLDNLFAHEIEDILEKQISCETPHMHPQQIAVAIGVAAEVNSRNDLYKSPFSMAAGLAGFECVGGKYDDITVIVARIESSH, encoded by the coding sequence ATGACTCTCTGTTCAGATTTGTCTCTCGAAACCAAAGGGCAAAGAAGAGCTGCTACAGTATTTGGCAAACTAAATTTCTGTATACCTAAAAAGAGCTTCCGTCAAAGCAAACAGTCCATTGGGATGGCAGATGGTGTGAGTGGCGAGTCAGAAGAGAGCATTGCAGTCTATTCTGGAATTTACGCAAGAAAACTCATGCCCAATTGTGTTGCAAATCGAATGATCGATGTTAAATATGAAGCAGCAAGGGATGTTAATGAAGAAGCAACTTCTGAATTTGACAACCTAAAACTGGTGTCTGGTTGCTTCTATCTACCAAAGAAGAGCGAGAGCAGGCCGCTCGGACAAGACGCTCACTTCCACTCTCAAACTAAACGGACAATCGGCGTCGCAGATGGTGTTACCGGCAGGTCAGAGAGGAGCGTTGCAATTGATTCTGGGATTTACGCGAGAGAACTCATGACCAATTGTGTTGCCAAACTGGGTCGCAAACCCAACGGCGCCGCCGTTAATCCAAAACGAGTGTTGAGAACAGCTCATTACAAGACTGAATCAAAAGGGTCTTCCACTGCCTGCGTTGTGTCCCTCAACGGAACCCGTTTGTGCTATGTCAACGTTGGCGATAGCGGGTTTCATGTTTTCAGGTCTAACCGCTGTGTGTATACTTCAGCAGTAAAGCAACGTCGCTTCAACCATCCTTATCAGTTATATAACAGTGGTAGAAGAATTATGGAATTCGATGACATAGCTGATGAGGGTGAATTTGAGGTTGAGGCTGGCGATGTTGTGGTGCTCGGAACTGATGGATTGCTTGATAATCTGTTTGCTCATGAGATTGAAGACATTCTTGAAAAACAGATTTCTTGCGAAACGCCCCACATGCATCCTCAACAGATCGCTGTCGCCATTGGAGTTGCTGCCGAGGTTAATTCACGCAACGATTTGTACAAGTCACCATTTTCCATGGCTGCTGGATTGGCTGGATTTGAGTGTGTTGGTGGTAAATATGATGATATTACTGTCATCGTTGCACGGATTGAATCATCTCATTag
- the LOC118053855 gene encoding heat shock 22 kDa protein, mitochondrial, whose amino-acid sequence MASPTHLMKPAPSPLKIIPAPATGNGTGFTFRPIPTSTAPPATILLNTDSRRDFDNHYVHRDPAFGFDRSYCVGFPRSSDDSLSAPRSHNQVLNLMDPFMANPYPAGPLLLSPAIPGRKRGNSWDAYETDDALNISIDMPGLDKEDVKITVEQNSLLIKGEGKKEKDDDVNDEKMADKGRKFCGKMDLPVGKRYKTGEIKAEMKNGVLKMVVPKVKEDDRIDVLLVKVE is encoded by the exons ATGGCGTCTCCTACCCATCTCATGAAACCTGCTCCTTCTCCACTAAAGATCATCCCTGCTCCTGCTACTGGTAATGGTACCGGCTTTACCTTCCGCCCAATTCCTACCAGTACTGCTCCTCCTGCTACTATCCTCCTCAACACTGACTCTCGCCGCGACTTTGACAACCACTATGTCCACAGAGACCCTGCTTTTGGCTTTGACCGCAGCTACTGTGTAGGCTTCCCTCGCAGCAGTGATGACTCTCTCTCTG CACCAAGGAGCCACAACCAAGTGCTGAACTTGATGGATCCATTCATGGCCAATCCTTATCCAGCCGGTCCGCTACTCCTTTCCCCAGCCATCCCTGGCCGGAAGCGCGGAAACAGCTGGGACGCGTATGAGACTGATGATGCTCTGAATATCAGCATTGACATGCCTGGACTTGACAAGGAGGATGTAAAGATCACCGTGGAGCAGAATAGCCTGCTTATCAAAGGCGAaggcaaaaaggaaaaagatgatGATGTTAACGATGAAAAGATGGCTGATAAGGGCAGGAAGTTTTGTGGCAAGATGGATTTGCCAGTTGGGAAGAGGTACAAGACTGGCGAGATTAAAGCTGAGATGAAGAATGGAGTTTTGAAGATGGTGGTTCCTAAGGTGAAAGAGGATGACAGGATCGATGTTCTTCTGGTCAAGGTTGAGTAG
- the LOC118053853 gene encoding calmodulin-7, which yields MADQLTDDQISEFKEAFSLFDKDGDGCITTKELGTVMRSLGQNPTEAELQDMINEVDADGNGTIDFPEFLNLMARKMKDTDSEEELKEAFRVFDKDQNGFISAAELRHVMTNLGEKLTDEEVDEMIREADVDGDGQINYEEFVKVMMAK from the exons ATGGCCGATCAGCTAACCGATGACCAGATCTCCGAGTTCAAGGAAGCTTTCAGCCTCTTCGATAAGGACGGCGAtg GCTGCATTACTACTAAGGAGCTTGGGACTGTGATGCGTTCATTGGGCCAAAACCCAACTGAGGCAGAACTCCAGGACATGATAAACGAGGTCGATGCTGATGGGAATGGTACCATCGACTTCCCTGAGTTCCTCAACCTCATGGCCCGCAAGATGAAGGATACTGATTCTGAGGAGGAGCTCAAGGAAGCTTTCAGAGTTTTTGATAAGGATCAGAATGGCTTCATTTCTGCTGCTGAGCTGCGCCATGTCATGACAAATCTTGGGGAGAAGCTGACAGATGAGGAGGTTGATGAGATGATCCGTGAGGCTGATGTGGATGGTGATGGTCAGATCAACTACGAAGAATTTGTCAAAGTTATGATGGCCAAGTGA
- the LOC118053852 gene encoding SNF1-related protein kinase regulatory subunit beta-1, whose translation MGNANGREEGEREYGEGLENGESSSVIGSGASSTRTSVSILATNDHNHRNNIPPDHAPSRSTSPFLFAPQVPVAPLQRPDGPPSFDQMWQNESPEVGDEGQPPEQGIPTIITWNYGGNDVDVEGSWDNFTSRKKLQRSGKDHSILMVLPPGIYHCKFIVDGEWRYIPDLPVVTDEMGCVCNLLDVHDFVPENLDTVVDFEAPPSPDSTYSQAFPAEVDFAKVPLAVPPQLHLTVLDEASSSKPRHVVLNHLYIEKGWASQSLVALGLTHRFQSKYVTVCLFKPLRR comes from the exons ATGGGAAATGCAAACGGTAGAGAGGAAGGGGAGAGAGAATACGGAGAAGGGTTAGAAAACGGTGAGTCGTCGTCGGTGATTGGAAGCGGGGCGTCGAGTACACGGACGTCGGTTTCAATATTGGCTACTAATGATCATAACCATAGAAATAATATTCCTCCTGATCATGCTCCTTCTCGATCCACATCGCCTTTCTTGTTCGCTCCACag GTTCCTGTTGCTCCCTTGCAGAGGCCTGATGGGCCCCCTTCTTTTGATCAGATGTGGCAGAATGAGTCTCCTGAGGTTGGTGATGAAGGCCAACCCCCTGAGCAAGGAATCCCTACAATTATCACATGGAACTATGGAGGAAACGATGTGGATGTTGAAGGATCATGGGACAACTTTACATCAAG GAAAAAGTTACAAAGATCTGGTAAGGATCATTCTATTCTTATGGTTCTCCCACCAGGCATATACCATTGTAAGTTCATAGTGGATGGAGAGTGGAGATATATTCCAGATCTTCCTGTTGTGACTGATGAAATGGGCTGTGTATGTAATCTTCTTGATGTTCAT GATTTTGTGCCTGAAAACCTTGACACTGTGGTTGATTTTGAGGCTCCACCATCTCCAGACTCCACTTACAGTCAAGCATTTCCAGCTGAGGTTGATTTTGCAAAGGTGCCTTTAGCAGTTCCACCGCAGCTACATCTAACAGTCCTTGATGAAGCTTCTTCTTCCAAGCCTCGACATGTTGTGCTGAACCACCTTTACATTGAGAAAGGTTGGGCATCTCAGTCTCTAGTTGCTCTTGGACTGACGCATAGATTCCAATCCAAGTATGTCACTGTTTGCCTTTTTAAGCCACTCAGAAGGTAG
- the LOC118053851 gene encoding probable peptide/nitrate transporter At3g43790, translating into MARTENRNALLETTREYYENCPGCEIDRLNEEQRGVPYRNLSYIWIVSLCTALPISSLFPFIYFMIRDFHIAEREEDIGFYAGFVGSSFMIGRALTSFFWGWLADRYGRKPIILIGTASVVVLNALFGLSTSFWMAVSIRFLLGCFNSLLGTIRAYASEVCREEYRSMALSVVSTSRGIGMIIGPAIGGFLAQPAENFPNLFAESSIFGRFPYFLPCLVISVYAVGVLVACWWLPETLHTHDKKVNKRCDSCDVLEASAEESDEKDCVSVKGRKTSQKANLLRNWPLMSVIVVYCVFSLQEIAYVEIFSLWAVSDKKYGGLSFSSQDVGEVLAISGFGLLLFQLLLYPPIERVLGPLPVTRLSAAVSIPLLASYPYITMLSGITLHLVINIASILRNTLSVTLVTGLFILQNNAVPQSQRAAANGISMTAMSVFKAFGPAGGGALFSWAQKRQVAAFLPGDQLVFFALNLVQFIGLLLTFKPFLAQPHE; encoded by the exons ATGGCTAGGACTGAGAATAGAAATGCTTTATTGGAAACGACGAGAGAATACTATGAGAATTGCCCAGGTTGTGAGATTGATCGTCTCAATGAAGAGCAAAGAGGTGTCCCTTACAGAAACTTGTCCTATATTTGGATCGTCTCTCTCTGCACAG CTCTGCCAATATCTTCACTGTTCCCATTCATTTACTTCATG ATAAGGGACTTTCATATTGCTGAGAGAGAGGAGGATATTGGTTTCTATGCAGGATTTGTGG GATCTTCATTTATGATTGGAAGAGCATTAACATCATTCTTTTGGGGGTGGTTAGCTGATCGATATGGTCGGAAACCTATTATATTGATAGGGACCGCTTCAGT GGTTGTGCTCAATGCTCTGTTTGGCCTCAGTACAAGCTTCTGGATGGCAGTTTCTATTAGATTTCTTCTTGGATGTTTCAATAGTCTACTTGGCACAATTAGG GCATATGCTTCCGAAGTCTGTAGAGAAGAGTATCGATCTATGGCTCTATCAGTT GTCAGTACATCGCGAGGCATAGGAATGATTATTGGCCCTGCTATTGGAGGTTTTCTTGCTCAG CCTGCGGAAAATTTTCCAAATCTATTTGCTGAGAGCTCAATTTTTGGGAG GTTTCCCTACTTCTTACCCTGCCTTGTAATATCAGTTTATGCTGTGGGAGTTCTGGTAGCTTGTTGGTGGCTTCCT GAGACATTGCACACGCATGACAAAAAGGTAAACAAAAGATGCGATTCATGTGATGTGTTGGAAGCTTCTGCAGAGGAATCTGATGAAAAGGATTGTGTTTCAGTCAAGGGAAGAAAAACATCCCAGAAAGCAAATCTGTTGAGGAATTGGCCCTTAATGTCTGTCATCGTTGTGTATTGTGTTTTCTCTCTTCAAGAGATAGCTTATGTTGAG ATATTCTCACTTTGGGCAGTTAGTGACAAAAAGTATGGAGGGCTGAGCTTTTCGTCACAAGATGTTGGTGAAGTTTTAGCAATTTCTG GGTTTGGTCTCTTACTGTTCCAGCTTCTATTGTATCCACCAATCGAGAGAGTACTTGGACCTCTTCCGGTGACACGCCTTTCAGCG gcTGTATCAATACCACTGCTAGCAAGTTATCCTTATATAACTATGCTCTCAGGAATAACCCTGCATTTAGTAATAAATATTGCATCCATCTTACGGAATACTCTATCT GTGACTCTTGTCACTGGATTATTCATATTGCAGAACAACGCAGTG CCCCAAAGTCAGAGAGCGGCAGCTAATGGCATTTCCATGACTGCAATGTCTGTTTTCAAAGCATTTGGTCCTGCAGGAGGTGGTGCTCT CTTTTCCTGGGCACAAAAGCGACAAGTTGCTGCCTTTCTCCCAG GTGATCAACTGGTTTTCTTCGCACTAAACTTGGTCCAGTTCATCGGGTTGCTATTGACTTTCAAGCCATTTCTAGCACAACCCCACGAGTAG